In a single window of the Gemmatimonadaceae bacterium genome:
- a CDS encoding RidA family protein produces the protein MSLKIIQTSDAPAAIGPYSQAVTAGGFLFTAGQIALDPKSGQVIDGGVEQQTERVMTNLSAVLKEAGADWSSAVKTTVYLHDMADFPAMNEVYGRRLGDSRPARSTIQAAGLPRGVLVEIDVVAKL, from the coding sequence ATGTCCCTCAAAATCATCCAGACGAGCGACGCACCCGCCGCGATCGGCCCGTACTCGCAGGCCGTGACCGCCGGCGGATTCCTATTCACGGCGGGACAGATCGCGCTCGATCCAAAAAGCGGCCAAGTGATCGACGGCGGCGTCGAGCAGCAGACCGAGCGAGTGATGACCAACCTCTCGGCGGTCCTGAAGGAGGCGGGCGCCGACTGGAGCAGCGCCGTGAAGACGACCGTGTACCTGCACGACATGGCCGACTTTCCCGCGATGAACGAGGTGTACGGCCGGCGGCTGGGCGACTCGCGTCCGGCGCGCTCCACGATCCAGGCGGCCGGCCTACCGCGCGGAGTGCTCGTCGAGATCGACGTAGTCGCCAAGCTGTAG
- the selD gene encoding selenide, water dikinase SelD, which produces MTDAGTARTREELFRLTAFARCAGUASKMGPGDLAEVLAPIPGASDERILVGRETFDDAGVFFLSDELALVQTVDFFAPIVDDPYTFGQIAAANALSDVYAMGGQPLTALNIVAFPNDKLPHRILTDILRGGLDKVHEAGAHIIGGHTILDEEIKYGLAVTGRAHPKFLLTNAGARPGDRLILTKPLGTGILATAIKRGELAPSAQAEVLASMTTLNGGASRAALAVGSRCATDVTGFGFLGHASHVARASGVTLRFSVAEIRAFAGAADAWARGVNTGGAERNLEYVNPLVDWGSSTDAQRALLVDPQTSGGLLVAVGPDRVAAYLSRVAGAVEVGTVTERAEFAIVLQ; this is translated from the coding sequence ATGACCGACGCAGGCACCGCCAGGACGCGGGAGGAGCTGTTCCGGCTCACCGCGTTTGCGCGGTGCGCGGGTTGAGCTTCCAAGATGGGTCCAGGGGACCTTGCGGAGGTACTCGCTCCGATTCCGGGCGCGAGCGATGAGAGGATTCTGGTCGGGCGGGAGACGTTCGACGACGCCGGCGTGTTCTTCCTGTCCGACGAGTTGGCGCTCGTGCAGACGGTGGATTTCTTCGCGCCAATCGTGGACGACCCGTACACGTTCGGCCAGATAGCCGCCGCCAACGCGCTGTCGGACGTGTACGCCATGGGCGGTCAGCCGCTGACCGCGCTGAACATCGTCGCGTTTCCCAACGACAAGCTCCCGCACCGAATTCTCACCGACATTCTGCGCGGCGGGCTGGACAAGGTGCACGAAGCGGGCGCGCACATCATCGGCGGGCACACGATCCTGGACGAAGAGATCAAATACGGTCTGGCCGTGACCGGCCGCGCGCATCCGAAGTTCCTGCTTACCAACGCCGGCGCCAGGCCGGGCGACAGGCTCATTCTTACGAAGCCGCTGGGCACCGGCATACTCGCCACGGCCATCAAGCGGGGGGAGCTCGCTCCGTCCGCGCAGGCCGAGGTCCTCGCGTCCATGACGACGCTGAACGGAGGTGCGAGCCGCGCCGCGCTCGCCGTCGGTTCCCGCTGCGCGACCGACGTCACCGGCTTCGGATTCCTCGGACACGCGTCGCACGTCGCGCGCGCGAGCGGCGTCACGCTCCGGTTCTCCGTTGCAGAAATACGCGCGTTCGCGGGCGCCGCCGACGCGTGGGCGCGCGGAGTCAACACTGGCGGCGCGGAGCGAAATCTCGAGTACGTGAACCCGCTCGTGGACTGGGGCAGCTCGACCGACGCGCAGCGCGCGCTGCTCGTGGACCCCCAGACCTCGGGCGGGTTACTCGTTGCCGTGGGGCCCGACCGTGTCGCCGCCTATCTTTCGCGGGTCGCCGGCGCAGTCGAGGTGGGTACCGTCACGGAGCGAGCCGAATTTGCGATCGTGCTGCAATAA
- the murI gene encoding glutamate racemase, with the protein MKGSDAPIGVFDSGLGGLTVVRELIRQLPNESIIYFGDTARVPYGPKGEDTVIRYSQDIAGFLRTQRVKAIVVACNTATAHALPTLRAQQDIPVIGVIEPGARAAVKASRGRRIGVIGTRGTIRSKAYDKAIAHLAPDATVTTAACPLFVPLIEEGWLDGEPTRIIARGYLEPFTDGKIDTLVLGCTHYPLLKIVIGETIGREVRLIDSAHETAAETARVLRENDLEARDSNAHYRFVASDDPEQFLAVGQRFLGAPLERVELVTLGS; encoded by the coding sequence GTGAAGGGCAGCGACGCGCCGATCGGCGTCTTCGACTCTGGCCTCGGCGGGCTCACCGTGGTGCGCGAGCTGATCCGCCAGCTGCCGAACGAGAGCATCATCTACTTCGGCGACACCGCGCGCGTGCCGTACGGCCCGAAGGGCGAGGACACGGTCATCCGCTACAGCCAGGACATCGCCGGCTTTCTCCGCACGCAACGGGTGAAGGCGATCGTCGTCGCCTGCAACACCGCCACCGCCCACGCGCTTCCGACCTTGCGCGCGCAGCAGGACATCCCGGTGATAGGCGTGATCGAGCCCGGCGCGCGGGCGGCGGTGAAGGCGAGCCGGGGCCGGCGCATCGGCGTGATCGGAACGCGCGGCACGATTCGCTCGAAAGCGTACGACAAAGCCATCGCGCACCTGGCGCCCGACGCAACGGTGACCACCGCCGCCTGCCCGCTGTTCGTCCCGCTGATCGAGGAAGGCTGGCTCGACGGCGAGCCCACGCGGATCATCGCGCGCGGCTACCTCGAGCCGTTCACCGACGGCAAGATCGACACGCTGGTGCTCGGCTGCACGCACTACCCGCTGCTCAAGATCGTGATCGGCGAGACGATCGGGCGCGAGGTGCGGCTGATCGACAGCGCGCACGAGACGGCGGCGGAGACGGCGCGCGTGCTGCGCGAGAACGACCTGGAGGCCCGCGACAGCAACGCGCATTATCGCTTCGTCGCGTCGGACGATCCCGAGCAGTTCCTCGCGGTCGGCCAGCGCTTTCTCGGCGCGCCGCTCGAGCGGGTGGAGCTCGTCACGCTCGGCAGCTGA
- a CDS encoding UDP-2,3-diacylglucosamine diphosphatase produces the protein MSQAPAFIISDTHLGAAAPEVERDLLAFLRALRGRASTLVVNGDLFDFWFEWKTVIPRGAFRTLGALSELKDSGTRIIWVAGNHDCWGGEVLREDLGVDYTTEAWEGELAGWRARIEHGDGLREREDKNYRRLRSVLRNPVSIRLFRLLHPDLATKIATATSHTSRDYRAADEGTGLRAVAHAALSADPGLDLLVYAHSHIATLERVGRGVFANAGSWLDSPTYLTVSERSIELRRWDGSLDSPALSSLERVTA, from the coding sequence ATGTCTCAGGCGCCTGCGTTCATCATCTCCGACACCCACCTTGGCGCCGCCGCGCCCGAGGTAGAGCGCGACCTCCTCGCTTTCCTGCGCGCGCTGCGGGGCCGGGCGAGCACGCTGGTGGTGAACGGCGATCTGTTCGATTTCTGGTTCGAGTGGAAGACCGTGATTCCCCGCGGCGCGTTCAGGACGCTCGGCGCGTTGTCGGAACTGAAGGACAGCGGGACGCGGATCATCTGGGTCGCGGGCAACCACGACTGCTGGGGCGGCGAGGTGCTGCGCGAGGATCTCGGCGTCGACTACACGACGGAAGCGTGGGAGGGCGAGCTCGCGGGTTGGCGCGCCCGGATCGAGCACGGCGACGGGCTCCGCGAGCGCGAGGACAAGAACTACCGGCGGCTTCGCAGCGTCCTGCGCAACCCGGTGTCCATCCGCTTGTTCCGGCTACTGCACCCCGACCTCGCGACGAAGATCGCCACCGCGACTTCGCACACGAGTCGCGACTATCGCGCGGCTGACGAGGGGACGGGGCTGCGCGCCGTCGCGCACGCGGCGCTCAGCGCGGACCCAGGGTTGGATCTCCTGGTGTACGCGCACTCGCACATCGCGACGCTGGAGCGAGTCGGCCGCGGCGTGTTCGCCAACGCGGGCTCGTGGCTGGACTCGCCTACCTACCTGACGGTGTCGGAGCGCTCGATCGAGCTGCGCCGGTGGGATGGCTCGCTGGATTCCCCCGCGCTGTCCAGTCTGGAGCGCGTTACGGCCTGA
- a CDS encoding thioesterase family protein encodes MPRDIQLRVRYAETDQMRVVYHANYLVWCEVGRTEYIRSAFASYAEVERKGVALAVVEANLRFHAPARYDDLITVTTTLREARSRTMTLDYVITNAETGEKLVTASTTLASTDPNGRLVSMPADLRSALERSRE; translated from the coding sequence ATGCCCCGGGACATACAGCTCCGCGTCCGGTACGCGGAGACCGACCAGATGCGCGTCGTGTACCACGCCAACTACCTGGTGTGGTGCGAGGTCGGGCGAACCGAGTACATCCGCAGCGCGTTCGCATCCTACGCCGAGGTGGAGCGGAAGGGAGTCGCTCTCGCCGTGGTGGAGGCGAACCTCCGCTTTCACGCGCCCGCCAGGTACGACGATCTGATCACCGTGACGACGACTTTGCGCGAGGCGCGCTCGCGGACGATGACTCTGGACTACGTGATAACGAACGCGGAGACGGGGGAGAAGCTCGTGACCGCGAGCACCACGCTCGCTTCGACCGACCCGAATGGGCGGCTCGTGTCGATGCCGGCCGATCTGCGCAGCGCACTGGAGAGGTCGCGTGAGTAA
- a CDS encoding peptidylprolyl isomerase, with protein sequence MATACAAAPRGSATLSEANIREYAMLLRMADSRMLDTAVVDRGLASSSSAVRAEAARAIGQIGRAAAAPRVAVLRPLLRGTSASVAAQAAYSLGLLRDSASTADLVEALTWFAPVSREAAWALGQLGNAVRTAIVDALARGHEDPATRVQLLLAAAKLSPVPAQSVIEYFDDEHPSVVWAAAYAISRTRTVTGLSALWALGDSLVANRPVRPGSDTLAASFDASRGAFIDPESAPYRIRAEIARVLTRSAAGDSLASRAIPSLAQYARDPHPHVRINAIRSLGSYGARARAHLVSGARDPDANVRIAAAQSLAAVRDSADVPWQELWAVDTGFTFRRSLLEASLRFGVELPAVASWSGDTEWRRRAAVAAAAGGAPTGEQSLRIAEPLLSDSDARVRGAALSGIASDTGRITPRVRELLNLAAADPDRMVSERARATLSRRAEDESESAAPVRDVNWYVDVVRTIVAPALDGRPVRATFTTERGPIVVEFFGVEAPLTVKNFLDLARGGTFRGTRFHRVVPNFVVQDGDPRGDGTGGPGYSIRDELNPHRYDRGVLGMALSGPDTGGSQWFSTHSPQPHLDGGYTVFGRVVSGFGVLDRIVQGDLLLDVR encoded by the coding sequence TTGGCTACGGCGTGTGCCGCTGCCCCGCGGGGTTCGGCGACGCTGAGCGAGGCGAACATCCGCGAGTACGCGATGCTGCTGCGCATGGCGGACTCGCGGATGCTCGACACGGCAGTCGTCGATCGCGGGCTGGCGTCGAGCTCGAGCGCGGTGCGCGCCGAAGCGGCCCGGGCCATCGGCCAGATCGGGCGCGCCGCGGCGGCGCCACGGGTCGCGGTATTGCGCCCGCTACTGCGTGGCACGAGCGCGAGCGTCGCGGCCCAGGCCGCGTATTCGCTGGGCTTGCTGCGGGACAGCGCGAGCACCGCGGATCTCGTGGAGGCGTTGACCTGGTTCGCGCCGGTTTCGCGCGAGGCGGCGTGGGCACTCGGACAGCTCGGCAACGCGGTCCGTACTGCGATCGTCGACGCGCTCGCCCGCGGCCACGAGGACCCGGCCACGCGCGTGCAGCTCCTGCTCGCGGCGGCGAAGCTGAGTCCCGTTCCGGCGCAGTCGGTCATCGAATATTTCGACGACGAGCATCCTTCGGTCGTGTGGGCGGCGGCGTACGCGATCTCCCGTACCCGAACCGTCACCGGACTGAGCGCGCTGTGGGCGCTCGGCGATTCACTGGTGGCGAACAGGCCGGTCCGTCCGGGCTCCGATACTCTGGCTGCCTCCTTCGACGCGAGCCGCGGGGCGTTCATCGACCCGGAGAGCGCGCCATACCGGATACGGGCGGAGATCGCCCGCGTGCTCACCCGGTCGGCAGCGGGGGATTCATTGGCGAGCCGGGCAATTCCGTCGCTGGCGCAGTACGCGCGCGACCCGCACCCGCACGTCCGCATCAATGCGATACGGTCGCTCGGCAGCTACGGTGCGCGCGCGAGGGCGCACCTGGTGTCCGGCGCGCGCGATCCCGATGCGAACGTGCGGATCGCGGCCGCGCAGAGCCTCGCCGCCGTGCGCGATTCGGCGGACGTTCCCTGGCAGGAGCTGTGGGCGGTGGATACCGGCTTCACGTTCCGGCGGAGCTTGCTGGAGGCGTCCCTTCGGTTCGGTGTGGAGCTGCCGGCGGTTGCGTCCTGGAGCGGTGACACGGAATGGCGCAGGAGGGCCGCCGTCGCCGCCGCGGCCGGCGGCGCGCCCACCGGCGAGCAGAGTCTGCGCATCGCGGAGCCGCTGCTCTCCGACAGCGACGCGCGCGTGCGAGGGGCGGCGCTGAGCGGGATCGCATCGGATACGGGCCGGATCACGCCGCGGGTACGCGAGCTGTTGAATCTGGCCGCGGCCGATCCCGATCGGATGGTCTCCGAGCGGGCGCGGGCGACGCTGTCGCGCCGCGCGGAGGACGAGAGCGAGAGCGCGGCGCCGGTGCGGGACGTGAACTGGTACGTCGACGTTGTGCGGACGATCGTCGCGCCCGCGCTCGACGGCAGGCCGGTGCGGGCGACGTTCACTACGGAGCGCGGTCCGATCGTAGTCGAGTTCTTCGGCGTGGAAGCGCCGTTGACCGTGAAGAACTTTCTCGATCTCGCGCGCGGCGGGACGTTTCGCGGAACACGCTTCCACCGCGTGGTTCCGAATTTCGTGGTGCAGGACGGCGACCCCCGCGGCGACGGAACCGGCGGTCCGGGGTATTCGATCAGGGACGAGCTCAACCCGCATCGCTACGACCGTGGCGTGCTCGGGATGGCGCTGTCGGGCCCGGACACCGGGGGGAGTCAGTGGTTCAGCACGCATTCGCCGCAGCCGCACCTGGATGGGGGGTACACGGTGTTTGGCCGGGTCGTGTCCGGATTCGGGGTGCTCGATCGTATCGTGCAGGGCGATTTGCTTCTGGACGTCAGATGA
- the lptE gene encoding LPS assembly lipoprotein LptE: MRRSGLCSVALLLTAGCVYGFAGGGLPAHVKTIAVIPFDNETTSSEIQRELVDAFRAGLRDRLGVREAPEARANAIVRGTIQRYEVDIPVAYSADNRATTTALRMLQIVVDLELVDQVTGETLWERKGFTADAKYEERGEPAARKEAIGRVVNALVEGAQSQW, encoded by the coding sequence ATGCGAAGATCTGGACTCTGTAGCGTCGCGCTTCTGCTGACAGCCGGCTGCGTCTACGGCTTCGCCGGCGGCGGCCTGCCCGCGCACGTCAAGACCATTGCCGTCATCCCCTTCGATAACGAGACGACGAGCTCCGAGATCCAGCGCGAGCTGGTGGACGCGTTCCGCGCCGGACTGCGCGACCGGCTCGGCGTGCGCGAAGCGCCCGAAGCGCGCGCGAATGCGATAGTGCGGGGCACCATCCAGCGGTACGAAGTGGACATTCCGGTCGCGTACTCCGCGGACAACCGCGCCACGACCACGGCATTGCGGATGCTGCAGATCGTCGTCGACCTCGAGCTCGTGGACCAGGTGACAGGCGAGACTCTCTGGGAGCGGAAAGGCTTCACCGCCGACGCGAAGTACGAGGAGCGGGGTGAGCCGGCCGCGCGCAAGGAAGCGATCGGCCGCGTCGTCAACGCGCTGGTGGAAGGCGCGCAATCGCAGTGGTGA